From the genome of Hathewaya histolytica, one region includes:
- a CDS encoding cysteine desulfurase family protein: protein MEIYLDNSATTKPYEEVIEAMGNAMREFYANPSAAYKLGMNAEKKISECRDIIGRTINASRDEIIFTSGGSEANNFLIRGFLKEGSHIITSKIEHPSVLKLCRELEENHIRVTYLDVNSKGEIDIKQLEESIDKDTVLVSIMHVNNEIGVVQDLETIGSIIKQKSQRVKFHVDTVQSYGKYKIDVEKFNIDMLSVSTHKFHGPRGVGFAYLKKGLNPKPLIIGGGQERSFRAGTENTAGIVGLTVAAEIMYKNLDKNYQHVMDIKKYFIKELSKIEDIKINSEESNKFSPYVLNVSFRGIRSEILLRVLDEKGIYVSVGSACSAKKSKQSHVLQSIGLSDKEILGSIRFSFCEYTTKEEIDYTMEVLKQNIILLRRMK from the coding sequence ATGGAAATTTATTTGGACAATAGTGCAACCACAAAACCTTATGAAGAAGTCATAGAAGCTATGGGAAATGCTATGAGAGAGTTTTATGCTAACCCATCGGCTGCATATAAATTGGGAATGAATGCTGAAAAGAAAATTTCAGAGTGCAGAGATATAATAGGCAGGACTATAAATGCAAGTAGAGATGAGATAATTTTTACATCAGGTGGAAGTGAGGCTAATAATTTTTTAATAAGAGGATTTCTTAAAGAAGGAAGTCATATAATTACAAGTAAAATTGAACATCCAAGTGTACTTAAGCTTTGCAGGGAATTAGAAGAAAATCATATTAGAGTTACTTATTTAGATGTAAATTCTAAGGGTGAAATAGATATAAAGCAGTTAGAAGAATCTATAGATAAGGATACTGTTCTAGTTAGCATTATGCATGTTAACAATGAAATAGGTGTAGTACAAGATTTAGAAACTATAGGAAGTATTATCAAACAAAAAAGTCAAAGAGTAAAATTCCATGTGGATACAGTTCAGAGTTATGGAAAATATAAAATTGATGTTGAAAAGTTTAATATAGATATGCTATCTGTAAGTACTCATAAATTTCATGGACCTAGGGGAGTAGGCTTTGCATATCTAAAAAAAGGCCTAAATCCAAAACCCTTAATTATAGGTGGAGGACAAGAAAGAAGTTTCAGAGCTGGGACTGAGAATACTGCTGGCATAGTAGGACTTACAGTAGCAGCAGAGATTATGTATAAAAATTTAGATAAGAATTATCAGCATGTAATGGATATTAAAAAATATTTTATAAAAGAACTTTCAAAAATAGAGGATATTAAAATAAACAGTGAAGAATCAAATAAATTTTCACCATATGTTTTAAATGTATCTTTTAGAGGAATAAGATCAGAAATTTTACTTAGGGTTTTAGATGAAAAAGGTATATACGTATCGGTAGGTTCAGCTTGTTCCGCTAAAAAATCTAAACAAAGTCATGTGTTACAGTCTATAGGTCTTTCAGATAAAGAAATACTAGGTTCTATAAGGTTCAGTTTCTGTGAGTACACTACAAAAGAAGAGATAGACTATACAATGGAAGTACTAAAACAAAACATTATTCTTCTTAGAAGAATGAAATAG